The following coding sequences lie in one Terriglobia bacterium genomic window:
- a CDS encoding Eco57I restriction-modification methylase domain-containing protein: MDASVALAELGKTVDLARVAVTDHLDPKKRSEFGQVLTPYFVAKLMAGRLSPHRSSIRLLDPGAGIGSLTAAVVEWILQSDQRPTSFHVDAFEIDSTLADHLEDTLELCARHLAGNGVYFTHVIHRTDFISDASLALRDDLFTGEHQRYDAAILNPPYRKIATDSAERKHLEAVGLPVVNLYTAFLGLVVKLLADDGELVAITPRSFCNGPYHAPFRKFFLKEMAIKSMHVFESRKAAFNEADVLQENVILHAVKTRIKPQTVMIFTSSGQSDDMVSYHESRYEKIVLPDDPQRFIRIVEDSVDDEVQQRLQSLVTRLDHMGLSASTGRVVDFRAADLLQAESNDKTAPLLYPQHLRQSRIKWPNPKAKFNAITVNEGHRDLFVPNDTYVLVKRFTAKEERKRIVAAVHFKGDTLTELLGIENHLNYIHRGGLGLDANLARGLALYLNSTLLDRYFRLFSGHTQVNATDLYSLPFPTRAQLEALGQEAGDSLLGQQEIDNSVERIVFQQTGTSNHPLITMNKIDAALEILKALGFPRAQQNERSALTLLALLDLTPRRAWSDASAPLKGITQMMGFFEQHYGKKYAPNTRETVRRQTVHQFLEAGIILYNPDEPTRPINSGKTVYQIDATALVLIRTFGTTKWEKTLREFRKKVTTLREKYAEERYARRIPVRVSGKVTITLSPGGQNVLVENILKDFAPVFAPAGRVLYVGDTDTKFAYFDKSGLSKLGVHLEEHGKMPDVIIHYTKKNWLLLIEAVTSHGPVSPKRHQELKDLFAKSKAGLVYVTAFLTRKEMVVHLGQISWETEVWVAESPTHMIHFNGERFLGPYPDA; encoded by the coding sequence ATGGACGCGAGTGTCGCACTAGCAGAATTAGGTAAGACCGTTGACCTGGCGAGGGTGGCGGTGACGGACCATCTTGACCCCAAGAAGCGCTCTGAATTTGGGCAAGTGCTAACGCCTTACTTTGTTGCGAAATTGATGGCAGGCAGGCTGTCGCCGCATCGTTCGTCAATTCGTTTGCTTGACCCAGGCGCTGGAATCGGCTCGTTGACCGCTGCTGTCGTCGAGTGGATTCTTCAGAGCGACCAGCGACCTACTTCGTTTCATGTGGATGCTTTCGAGATTGATTCGACGCTTGCCGACCACTTGGAAGATACGCTGGAACTTTGCGCGAGACATCTTGCAGGGAATGGCGTTTATTTCACGCATGTGATTCACCGGACGGACTTCATCTCCGATGCAAGTCTGGCACTCCGAGATGACCTTTTCACCGGCGAGCACCAGCGTTACGATGCTGCAATCCTGAATCCGCCTTACCGCAAGATCGCCACGGATTCAGCGGAGCGAAAGCATCTTGAGGCAGTGGGATTGCCGGTGGTTAATCTCTATACGGCCTTTCTAGGACTGGTTGTGAAGCTACTGGCAGATGATGGAGAATTGGTCGCGATCACGCCGCGCAGCTTCTGCAACGGCCCATATCACGCGCCGTTTCGCAAATTTTTTTTGAAAGAGATGGCGATCAAGTCCATGCACGTTTTTGAGTCACGAAAAGCTGCTTTCAATGAAGCCGATGTGTTGCAGGAGAATGTCATCCTTCACGCCGTCAAGACGAGAATTAAACCCCAGACGGTGATGATCTTTACGTCGAGTGGCCAATCTGACGACATGGTTTCGTACCATGAATCGCGTTATGAAAAAATAGTCCTGCCGGACGATCCACAGCGGTTCATTCGCATTGTCGAAGACAGCGTTGATGACGAGGTTCAACAGCGACTTCAATCTCTGGTCACTCGTCTTGACCATATGGGGCTGTCAGCGTCAACAGGCCGCGTAGTGGATTTTCGCGCGGCTGACCTACTGCAAGCCGAATCGAACGACAAGACCGCTCCGTTGCTTTATCCCCAACACTTACGACAATCCCGAATTAAGTGGCCGAACCCCAAAGCCAAGTTCAATGCCATCACCGTTAACGAAGGCCATCGTGATTTGTTCGTCCCGAATGACACGTACGTGCTGGTGAAGCGATTCACAGCGAAAGAGGAGAGAAAAAGGATTGTTGCAGCAGTGCATTTCAAGGGTGATACACTCACCGAATTGCTCGGCATCGAGAATCACCTCAACTACATCCACCGCGGTGGACTGGGACTTGATGCAAACCTGGCCAGAGGACTCGCGCTCTACCTGAACTCAACATTACTCGATCGATATTTCCGCCTATTCAGCGGCCACACTCAAGTCAATGCAACTGACCTCTATTCACTCCCTTTTCCGACACGCGCGCAACTTGAAGCGCTTGGACAAGAGGCCGGCGATTCGCTGTTAGGACAACAAGAGATCGACAATTCGGTTGAGAGAATCGTCTTTCAACAAACTGGAACATCCAATCACCCATTGATCACTATGAACAAAATCGACGCGGCACTCGAAATTCTGAAGGCGCTCGGCTTCCCGAGGGCACAACAAAACGAACGGTCGGCATTGACGCTGTTAGCGTTACTCGATCTAACCCCTCGCAGGGCGTGGAGTGACGCTTCCGCTCCCTTGAAAGGGATTACGCAAATGATGGGGTTCTTTGAACAACATTACGGCAAGAAATACGCGCCCAATACTCGCGAAACGGTGAGAAGACAGACTGTGCACCAATTTCTCGAAGCGGGAATAATTCTTTACAATCCCGACGAGCCGACTCGCCCCATCAATAGCGGGAAAACCGTCTATCAAATCGACGCTACGGCTCTCGTCCTGATCCGCACTTTCGGAACAACGAAGTGGGAGAAAACGCTTAGGGAATTTCGAAAAAAGGTGACGACGCTCCGCGAGAAATATGCGGAAGAGAGATACGCTCGTAGAATTCCCGTGCGAGTGTCCGGCAAGGTAACGATCACGCTATCGCCTGGTGGACAGAATGTCCTCGTAGAAAATATCCTCAAGGATTTCGCACCGGTCTTTGCGCCTGCCGGGCGCGTTCTTTACGTTGGCGATACCGACACAAAATTCGCCTACTTTGACAAGAGTGGCCTCAGCAAGTTGGGTGTGCATCTGGAAGAGCACGGCAAGATGCCGGATGTCATCATTCATTACACAAAGAAAAACTGGCTGCTGCTGATCGAAGCAGTCACCTCCCATGGGCCGGTAAGTCCAAAACGGCATCAAGAGCTCAAAGACTTGTTCGCGAAATCGAAGGCTGGCTTGGTGTACGTCACGGCGTTTCTCACCCGCAAAGAAATGGTCGTGCACCTCGGACAGATTTCATGGGAAACAGAAGTTTGGGTGGCAGAATCTCCGACGCATATGATTCATTTCAACGGGGAAAGGTTTCTTGGCCCGTATCCGGATGCATAA